CAAACTGTATTAATAATCTCCATCAGATTGGACTTGCAATTGAAATGTATTATCAGGATTATGATGAATATCCAACATGGCTTTCTTTACTCTGTAAAAGCGATACCCCTGGAATTGGTTCAAATTATCTCGGAACAGGTAAAATTTTTCTCTGTTTAACCGATATGAATAAAGGAAATAAAGGACATGGAAATCCATCCTTTCCTGAAATATGTGATATCCCATTATCAAAAGTTCAGAATAGTTATCCTTCATATACGCCTGATACCTTTGACCAGAATGCTTATGCCCATAGAAATCCATCTGTTGAGGCCTGTTCATATTCATACGAATTTGCTCCAACGCATTGCAAATGGTTTGAAAGTACTCATAACCAAACAGATATTGCCCAGGCAGATGTAAACAACGATGGTGTAGTTTCATGGAAAGAAGCAAAGGTCTGGCAATCAAATCATGGTTATGGTGGACAAGTACCAATTGTAAGATGTTTCTGGCATTACTACAATCATAAACAGAAAATATTAAATCTTGCTTTCAGGGACTATAATGTTTTTATAAGCCAACCCGAATGGGAATCCTCATCTTACTGAAAAATTTATCTTTTTGAGAGAAACCATTCAATTGTTTTTTTAATTCCCTCTTCTATTTTATATTTAGGAGCCCAGTTGGTCTGACTTTTAATCTTTTCAATTGATAGGCAACTCCTTTTT
The genomic region above belongs to bacterium and contains:
- a CDS encoding type II secretion system protein gives rise to the protein MKTKRIKKGGFTLIELLVVISIISMLAGQILPSLSTAREKGRQANCINNLHQIGLAIEMYYQDYDEYPTWLSLLCKSDTPGIGSNYLGTGKIFLCLTDMNKGNKGHGNPSFPEICDIPLSKVQNSYPSYTPDTFDQNAYAHRNPSVEACSYSYEFAPTHCKWFESTHNQTDIAQADVNNDGVVSWKEAKVWQSNHGYGGQVPIVRCFWHYYNHKQKILNLAFRDYNVFISQPEWESSSY